A region from the Musa acuminata AAA Group cultivar baxijiao chromosome BXJ1-10, Cavendish_Baxijiao_AAA, whole genome shotgun sequence genome encodes:
- the LOC103968928 gene encoding putative E3 ubiquitin-protein ligase LIN isoform X2, protein MTVPSTAVVLRHTTAFLDEALSNPDLRHRIISSARRTVSSASPASLRALSLLSHALDSSPSAAASDAADKILLSVSGRNPLSALLLALAHALRGRAAAAALALLDLFSLDPALSRHEVAPEVFEALFLPHLLPVLHWFADQRSRILTTTSLRFGCPPAANDEGDDERSVEAVAAMSLLSRMSDGQAGRLKELERGYEEVLDANCKVYAEYLKEVVEMGDGGPLVLAPPQLVLTRASCEERRPDEVIEVEEELAARAAIGLRDGRYNPIWAEADQSVEFFIRQNSRVQVNDTKAPPSYPQRVSPDVLIRLPSSDHRTAEDNWVSTSGPYYSSDDNLDYSSSEIDFDIKERNTYTASLQTNGIQFQRHAQDSAESSCYPSPQIDDSDNIVAYNKQTPPKEFVCPITSNLFDDPVTLETGQTYERRAIKEWLDRGNSTCPITRQKLQSSQLPKTNYVLKRLIGSWVEENPYSTPNRLENSPPKIARDLNMSQSSPSLTSIIYQASVGGSASDLRLAISCLCTSEFLDESEKAVLQIEKLWRDTSPESEIIAMLAKPATVNGFIEILFKSVDLQVLRAAIFLLAELATKDKFVVQTLTRVDSDVKCMAALFKKGLVEAAVLIFLLSPRWESLVEMDMADALLRAIEKNDDELLEMCVNPKTASLLLLWQILREGNSDSSMILHSIISDGIIERVILSMEADMVEERIAAVGILIKCIAEDGRCRKIIADKAQLEPVLQSFAIVNDVDRFEIVHFLFELVKLNRRLSNEQLLHVIKGGGAFSMMHSLLVYLQTSSMDQSPVIAGLLLQLDLLVEPRKMSIYREEAVDTLISCLRNADFPRTQLKAAETILALQGRFSSSGRPLARALLLKHTGIRKGYRALKEAEQTRSASERTELNLEEEKAAEEWERKIAFALVSHEFGLVFEALSDGLKSRNLELSSACLISATWLSHMLSILPDTGVRGAARVCLLKQYILILKSARHTDDKALSMLALRSFMHDEEGLLNLTLHIKDILKTLRELKKSSGLAYEMLKLLSDGQDSSIKDMWIYKELMQVDCSTNGEVLSIVRFKNRIISGHLDGTIKVWKGDESILHLVHETNEHSKAVTSLAISQSGEKLYSGSLDKTVWAVHDGWIHCTETFDMKDPVRNLSVADTIVCFTPQGAGVKVLSWKGASKILSPNKNVRSLALVQGKLYCGCNDNSIQEIDLATETSATVLSGKKKLLGKDNPIYAVQVRDGLLYSAGTFLDGASVKVWSTSNYSLVGSIQSSIEVRSMAMSRELIYLGSKTGILEIWSKDKLTAIGSLQIGTNCKVQCMDVDADGEILVLGTSDGRLQAWGLT, encoded by the exons ATGACCGTCCCGTCCACTGCTGTTGTCCTCCGTCACACCACCGCCTTCCTTGATGAAGCCCTGTCGAATCCCGATCTCCGACACCGCATCATCTCCTCTGCTCGCCGGACCGTCTCCTCCGCCTCTCCCGCCTCCCTGCGAGCCCTCTCCCTTCTGTCCCACGCCCTCGACTCctccccctccgccgccgcctcggACGCGGCCGATAAGATCCTCCTCTCGGTCTCTGGCCGAAACCCTCTTTCcgccctcctcctcgccctcgcccACGCCCTCCGCGGCCGGGCCGCGGCCGCCGCTCTCGCCCTCCTCGATCTCTTCTCCCTCGATCCCGCCCTCTCCCGCCACGAGGTCGCGCCCGAGGTCTTCGAGGCCCTCTTCCTCCCCCACCTCCTACCGGTACTCCACTGGTTCGCGGACCAGCGGTCGCGCATCCTTACCACCACTTCCCTCCGGTTCGGATGCCCGCCGGCAGCCAACGATGAGGGCGATGACGAGCGGTCGGTGGAGGCGGTAGCCGCCATGAGCCTACTGTCGAGGATGAGCGACGGCCAAGCGGGGAGGTTGAAGGAGCTGGAGAGGGGTTACGAGGAGGTTCTTGATGCTAATTGCAAGGTTTATGCAGAGTATCTGAAGGAGGTAGTAGAAATGGGCGATGGAGGACCGCTGGTCCTGGCGCCGCCGCAGCTGGTTCTGACGAGAGCTAGCTGTGAGGAAAGGAGACCCGATGAGGTGATTGAGGTAGAAGAGGAGTTGGCAGCAAGGGCAGCGATCGGACTAAGGGACGGACGGTATAAT CCAATTTGGGcagaagcagatcaatcagttgaATTCTTTATAAGGCAAAATAGCAGAGTCCAAGTGAACGACACAAAAGCTCCACCGTCATATCCTCAAAGGGTATCCCCAGATGTCCTCATCAGGCTACCATCAAGTGATCACAGAACTGCTGAAGATAACTGGGTTTCTACTTCTGGACCATATTATTCTTCTGATGACAATTTGGATTACTCTTCTTCTGAGATTGATTTTGATATAAAG GAAAGAAACACATACACAGCATCATTGCAAACAAATGGAATCCAGTTTCAGAGGCATGCACAAGACTCTGCAGAATCTTCATG TTATCCCAGTCCTCAAATCGATGATTCTGACAACATTGTTGCCTACAATAAGCAAACTCCTCCTAAGGAATTTGTCTGCCCCATAACAAGCAACCTGTTTGATGATCCTGTTACACTTGAGACCGGGCAGACCTACGAGCGGAGGGCTATCAAGGAATGGCTCGACCGTGGGAACTCGACATGCCCAATCACACGCCAAAAGCTCCAGAGTTCTCAATTACCCAAAACCAACTATGTGCTTAAAAGACTCATAGGCAGTTGGGTAGAAGAGAATCCATATTCAACTCCTAACAGGTTGGAGAATTCCCCTCCGAAGATTGCAAGAGATCTAAACATGTCACAGAGCTCACCTTCATTGACCAGCATCATATACCAAGCTTCAGTTGGTGGCTCTGCTAGTGACCTTCGTCTCGCGATATCATGCCTCTGCACATCTGAGTTTCTTGATGAGTCTGAGAAGGCTGTTCTGCAGATTGAGAAGCTCTGGAGAGACACCAGCCCAGAATCTGAGATCATAGCAATGCTCGCAAAACCTGCAACTGTGAATGGTTTCATTGAAATCTTGTTCAAGTCCGTCGATCTGCAAGTCTTAAGAGCCGCAATATTCCTGCTAGCCGAGCTGGCTacaaaggataagtttgttgttcAAACACTTACCAGGGTTGATTCAGATGTGAAGTGCATGGCTGCACTCTTCAAGAAGGGATTGGTGGAGGCAGCTGTTTTGATATTTCTATTAAGTCCTCGGTGGGAGAGTCTAGTTGAAATGGATATGGCAGATGCCCTCTTGAGGGCCATCGAGAAGAATGACGATGAACTCCTTGAGATGTGTGTGAATCCGAAGACTGCTTCACTTCTTCTCCTATGGCAGATTCTTAGAGAAGGTAATAGTGATTCGTCCATGATTCTTCACTCTATCATATCGGATGGAATAATCGAGAGAGTTATCTTGAGCATGGAAGCTGACATGGTGGAGGAGAGGATTGCAGCAGTCGGGATATTGATTAAATGCATTGCAGAGGATGGGCGTTGCAGGAAGATAATCGCTGACAAAGCACAATTAGAACCGGTTCTGCAAAGCTTTGCCATTGTGAATGACGTGGACCGCTTTGAGATTGTTCACTTCCTTTTCGAGTTGGTGAAGCTCAACAG GAGGTTGTCCAATGAGCAGCTTCTTCATGTCATTAAGGGAGGAGGTGCTTTTAGCATGATGCATTCACTTCTTGTCTACCTACAAACGTCTTCGATGGATCAATCTCCTGTTATCGCTGGTCTTCTTCTCCAGCTTGATCTTTTG GTGGAACCAAGAAAGATGAGCATATATCGTGAGGAAGCCGTTGACACACTCATTTCATGCCTCAGAAATGCAGATTTTCCTCGCACACAATTGAAAGCTGCTGAGACGATCTTGGCTCTCCAGGGAAGATTTTCATCCTCTGGGAGGCCTCTTGCTCGAGCTCTTCTTTTAAAACATACTGGAATAAGAAAAGGTTACCGAGCATTAAAAGAAGCTGAGCAGACTCGCAGTGCTTCTGAAAGAACTGAGCTCAATCTG GAAGAAGAAAAGGCTGCTGAAGAATGGGAAAGGAAAATCGCCTTTGCTCTAGTCAGTCATGAGTTTGGGCTTGTATTTGAAGCTCTGTCTGATGGTTTGAAGAGCAGAAATCTTGAGCTGTCCTCAGCTTGTCTCATCTCTGCAACCTGGCTCAGTCATATGCTCTCTATTCTTCCTGATACTGGGGTCAGAGGAGCTGCAAGGGTCTGCTTGCTGAAACAATATATCTTAATTCTAAAGTCTGCCAGGCATACTGATGATAAAGCACTTTCCATGCTTGCTTTGAGAAGCTTTATGCATGATGAAG AAGGGTTGCTCAATCTCACTCTTCACATTAAGGACATATTGAAAACCTTAAGAGAGCTTAAGAAATCCTCTGGTTTAGCATATGAAATGCTAAAACTTCTATCAGATGGCCAAGACTCGAGTATT AAGGATATGTGGATCTATAAGGAGTTGATGCAAGTAGATTGCAGCACAAATGGAGAAGTTCTCTCAATAGTACGCTTCAAGAATAGGATAATCTCTGGGCACCTCGATGGAACAATAAAG GTCTGGAAAGGTGATGAGAGTATTCTTCATCTGGTGCATGAAACAAATGAGCACTCGAAGGCAGTCACCAGCTTGGCCATTTCACAGTCTGGAGAGAAACTATACAGTGGGTCACTAGACAAAACC GTTTGGGCTGTTCATGATGGATGGATACATTGTACAGAAACTTTTGATATGAAGGATCCTGTGCGTAATCTTAGTGTTGCAGATACCATTGTTTGTTTCACTCCACAAGGAGCTGGTGTCAAG GTATTATCTTGGAAAGGAGCCTCAAAGATTCTTAGCCCTAATAAGAATGTGAGGTCTTTGGCTCTTGTACAGGGGAAACTTTATTGTGGGTGCAATGATAACAGTATTCAG GAAATTGATTTGGCTACTGAAACATCAGCTACTGTTCTATCAGGTAAGAAAAAGTTGTTGGGAAAAGACAATCCTATCTATGCGGTGCAAGTACGTGACGGGTTACTTTATTCAGCTGGCACATTTCTTGATGGAGCATCAGTTAAG GTATGGAGTACTTCAAATTACAGCCTTGTTGGATCTATACAGTCCTCGATAGAGGTGCGATCTATGGCTATGAGCAGAGAATTGATATATTTGGGTTCGAAAACTGGAATACTAGAGATTTGGTCCAAGGATAAGCTGACTGCCATTGGATCTCTTCAGATAGGAACCAATTGTAAGGTTCAGTGCATGGATGTTGACGCTGATGGAGAAATTTTGGTTCTAGGAACATCTGATGGCAGACTTCAG GCCTGGGGATTAACTTGA
- the LOC135596066 gene encoding cyclin-dependent kinase F-1-like has translation MGSSPPPKTTTAVSSRSWSIYGRAEITGRYDILGRIGSGAYADVYRGRRRSDGLDVALKEIHDYQSSAREIEALLALRGAPNVVDLLEYFWGEDEDEDAVLVLEFLPADLAAVIRDAKRAGAFAVGEVKQWMIQILRGSETCHCSSVVHRDLKPSNLLISADGILKLADFGQSRILQETRCISIENEQVLQNGTWIPQQQGYMSWPVGLEQQTIQELVPQHQNFQETRFANEDDTLRELDSPKTKNAMYDTDNETSLQDCDASCPATCGTGEVEDDPFKSSYSCEAEEGGADEYGALTSCVGTRWFGAPELLYGSTDYGQEIDLWSLGCLFAELLNLEPLFPGTSDIDQLGRIISVLGNPTEEAWPGCSNLPDYNKIFFNKVENPIGLEACLPNRSASEVNLVKRLLCYNPANRATATETLHDRYFAEEPLPVPVNSLRVPSSRDEPNDSSQGEWANYQETESDSDLDEFGSMDMLVTEKGFSIRFS, from the exons ATGGGTTCGTCCCCGCCGCCGAAGACGACGACGGCGGTCTCCTCCCGGAGCTGGAGCATCTACGGTCGCGCCGAGATCACCGGCCGGTACGACATCCTCGGTCGGATCGGCTCCGGCGCCTACGCGGACGTCTACCGTGGCCGCCGGCGCTCTGACGGTCTCGACGTCGCTCTCAAGGAGATCCACGACTACCAGAGCTCCGCCCGCGAGATCGAGGCCCTCCTGGCCCTCCGCGGCGCGCCCAACGTGGTCGATCTCCTCGAGTACTTCTGGggcgaggacgaggacgaggacgcgGTGCTCGTGCTGGAATTTCTCCCCGCCGACCTCGCCGCCGTCATCCGCGACGCGAAGAGGGCCGGGGCCTTCGCTGTCGGCGAGGTGAAGCAGTGGATGATCCAGATCCTGCGCGGGTCGGAGACCTGCCACTGCAGCTCCGTGGTGCATCGGGATCTCAAGCCCTCAAATTTGCTCATCTCGGCCGATGGGATTCTCAAGCTGGCGGACTTCGGGCAG TCGAGGATCCTACAAGAAACAAGATGTATATCCATAGAAAATGAGCAAGTGTTGCAGAATGGGACATGGATACCTCAGCAACAGGGATATATGTCCTGGCCTGTtggacttgagcagcaaactatccAAGAGCTCGTGCCTCAGCACCAAAATTTTCAAGAGACCCGGTTTGCAAACGAAGACGACACTCTGAGGGAGTTGGATAGCCCCAAGACAAAAAATGCAATGTATGACACCGATAATGAGACAAGTTTGCAGGATTGTGATGCATCTTGTCCAGCCACATGTGGTACAGGTGAAGTAGAAGATGATCCCTTCAAAAGTTCCTATTCGTGCGAGGCAGAAGAAGGTGGAGCAGATGAATATGGTGCCCTCACTTCGTGTGTTGGAACACGATGGTTCGGAGCACCTGAGCTACTTTACGGATCTACAGACTATGGGCAAGAGATAGATCTCTGGTCACTAGGCTGCCTCTTTGCAGAGCTTCTGAATTTAGAGCCTTTGTTTCCAGGAACATCTGACATCGATCAACTTGGAAGAATCATCAGTGTCTTGGGAAACCCGACTGAAGAAGCCTGGCCAGGTTGCTCAAATTTACCTGATTACAACAAGATCTTCTTTAATAAGGTTGAGAACCCAATTGGTCTGGAAGCATGCCTGCCAAACAGGTCGGCCTCTGAAGTTAATCTAGTCAAGAGGCTTCTCTGCTATAACCCTGCAAATAGAGCTACTGCAACAGAGACACTCCATGATCGCTACTTCGCTGAGGAACCTTTACCTGTTCCTGTAAATTCACTAAGAGTTCCTTCCTCAAGAGACGAACCGAATGACAGCTCTCAAGGAGAATGGGCTAATTACCAGGAAACAGAATCAGATTCCGACCTTGATGAATTCGGCAGCATGGACATGTTGGTCACTGAAAAAGGGTTTTCTATAAGATTCTCATAG
- the LOC103968928 gene encoding putative E3 ubiquitin-protein ligase LIN isoform X1, which produces MTVPSTAVVLRHTTAFLDEALSNPDLRHRIISSARRTVSSASPASLRALSLLSHALDSSPSAAASDAADKILLSVSGRNPLSALLLALAHALRGRAAAAALALLDLFSLDPALSRHEVAPEVFEALFLPHLLPVLHWFADQRSRILTTTSLRFGCPPAANDEGDDERSVEAVAAMSLLSRMSDGQAGRLKELERGYEEVLDANCKVYAEYLKEVVEMGDGGPLVLAPPQLVLTRASCEERRPDEVIEVEEELAARAAIGLRDGRYNPIWAEADQSVEFFIRQNSRVQVNDTKAPPSYPQRVSPDVLIRLPSSDHRTAEDNWVSTSGPYYSSDDNLDYSSSEIDFDIKERNTYTASLQTNGIQFQRHAQDSAESSCYPSPQIDDSDNIVAYNKQTPPKEFVCPITSNLFDDPVTLETGQTYERRAIKEWLDRGNSTCPITRQKLQSSQLPKTNYVLKRLIGSWVEENPYSTPNRLENSPPKIARDLNMSQSSPSLTSIIYQASVGGSASDLRLAISCLCTSEFLDESEKAVLQIEKLWRDTSPESEIIAMLAKPATVNGFIEILFKSVDLQVLRAAIFLLAELATKDKFVVQTLTRVDSDVKCMAALFKKGLVEAAVLIFLLSPRWESLVEMDMADALLRAIEKNDDELLEMCVNPKTASLLLLWQILREGNSDSSMILHSIISDGIIERVILSMEADMVEERIAAVGILIKCIAEDGRCRKIIADKAQLEPVLQSFAIVNDVDRFEIVHFLFELVKLNRRLSNEQLLHVIKGGGAFSMMHSLLVYLQTSSMDQSPVIAGLLLQLDLLVEPRKMSIYREEAVDTLISCLRNADFPRTQLKAAETILALQGRFSSSGRPLARALLLKHTGIRKGYRALKEAEQTRSASERTELNLEEEKAAEEWERKIAFALVSHEFGLVFEALSDGLKSRNLELSSACLISATWLSHMLSILPDTGVRGAARVCLLKQYILILKSARHTDDKALSMLALRSFMHDEEGLLNLTLHIKDILKTLRELKKSSGLAYEMLKLLSDGQDSSIKDMWIYKELMQVDCSTNGEVLSIVRFKNRIISGHLDGTIKVWKGDESILHLVHETNEHSKAVTSLAISQSGEKLYSGSLDKTVRVWAVHDGWIHCTETFDMKDPVRNLSVADTIVCFTPQGAGVKVLSWKGASKILSPNKNVRSLALVQGKLYCGCNDNSIQEIDLATETSATVLSGKKKLLGKDNPIYAVQVRDGLLYSAGTFLDGASVKVWSTSNYSLVGSIQSSIEVRSMAMSRELIYLGSKTGILEIWSKDKLTAIGSLQIGTNCKVQCMDVDADGEILVLGTSDGRLQAWGLT; this is translated from the exons ATGACCGTCCCGTCCACTGCTGTTGTCCTCCGTCACACCACCGCCTTCCTTGATGAAGCCCTGTCGAATCCCGATCTCCGACACCGCATCATCTCCTCTGCTCGCCGGACCGTCTCCTCCGCCTCTCCCGCCTCCCTGCGAGCCCTCTCCCTTCTGTCCCACGCCCTCGACTCctccccctccgccgccgcctcggACGCGGCCGATAAGATCCTCCTCTCGGTCTCTGGCCGAAACCCTCTTTCcgccctcctcctcgccctcgcccACGCCCTCCGCGGCCGGGCCGCGGCCGCCGCTCTCGCCCTCCTCGATCTCTTCTCCCTCGATCCCGCCCTCTCCCGCCACGAGGTCGCGCCCGAGGTCTTCGAGGCCCTCTTCCTCCCCCACCTCCTACCGGTACTCCACTGGTTCGCGGACCAGCGGTCGCGCATCCTTACCACCACTTCCCTCCGGTTCGGATGCCCGCCGGCAGCCAACGATGAGGGCGATGACGAGCGGTCGGTGGAGGCGGTAGCCGCCATGAGCCTACTGTCGAGGATGAGCGACGGCCAAGCGGGGAGGTTGAAGGAGCTGGAGAGGGGTTACGAGGAGGTTCTTGATGCTAATTGCAAGGTTTATGCAGAGTATCTGAAGGAGGTAGTAGAAATGGGCGATGGAGGACCGCTGGTCCTGGCGCCGCCGCAGCTGGTTCTGACGAGAGCTAGCTGTGAGGAAAGGAGACCCGATGAGGTGATTGAGGTAGAAGAGGAGTTGGCAGCAAGGGCAGCGATCGGACTAAGGGACGGACGGTATAAT CCAATTTGGGcagaagcagatcaatcagttgaATTCTTTATAAGGCAAAATAGCAGAGTCCAAGTGAACGACACAAAAGCTCCACCGTCATATCCTCAAAGGGTATCCCCAGATGTCCTCATCAGGCTACCATCAAGTGATCACAGAACTGCTGAAGATAACTGGGTTTCTACTTCTGGACCATATTATTCTTCTGATGACAATTTGGATTACTCTTCTTCTGAGATTGATTTTGATATAAAG GAAAGAAACACATACACAGCATCATTGCAAACAAATGGAATCCAGTTTCAGAGGCATGCACAAGACTCTGCAGAATCTTCATG TTATCCCAGTCCTCAAATCGATGATTCTGACAACATTGTTGCCTACAATAAGCAAACTCCTCCTAAGGAATTTGTCTGCCCCATAACAAGCAACCTGTTTGATGATCCTGTTACACTTGAGACCGGGCAGACCTACGAGCGGAGGGCTATCAAGGAATGGCTCGACCGTGGGAACTCGACATGCCCAATCACACGCCAAAAGCTCCAGAGTTCTCAATTACCCAAAACCAACTATGTGCTTAAAAGACTCATAGGCAGTTGGGTAGAAGAGAATCCATATTCAACTCCTAACAGGTTGGAGAATTCCCCTCCGAAGATTGCAAGAGATCTAAACATGTCACAGAGCTCACCTTCATTGACCAGCATCATATACCAAGCTTCAGTTGGTGGCTCTGCTAGTGACCTTCGTCTCGCGATATCATGCCTCTGCACATCTGAGTTTCTTGATGAGTCTGAGAAGGCTGTTCTGCAGATTGAGAAGCTCTGGAGAGACACCAGCCCAGAATCTGAGATCATAGCAATGCTCGCAAAACCTGCAACTGTGAATGGTTTCATTGAAATCTTGTTCAAGTCCGTCGATCTGCAAGTCTTAAGAGCCGCAATATTCCTGCTAGCCGAGCTGGCTacaaaggataagtttgttgttcAAACACTTACCAGGGTTGATTCAGATGTGAAGTGCATGGCTGCACTCTTCAAGAAGGGATTGGTGGAGGCAGCTGTTTTGATATTTCTATTAAGTCCTCGGTGGGAGAGTCTAGTTGAAATGGATATGGCAGATGCCCTCTTGAGGGCCATCGAGAAGAATGACGATGAACTCCTTGAGATGTGTGTGAATCCGAAGACTGCTTCACTTCTTCTCCTATGGCAGATTCTTAGAGAAGGTAATAGTGATTCGTCCATGATTCTTCACTCTATCATATCGGATGGAATAATCGAGAGAGTTATCTTGAGCATGGAAGCTGACATGGTGGAGGAGAGGATTGCAGCAGTCGGGATATTGATTAAATGCATTGCAGAGGATGGGCGTTGCAGGAAGATAATCGCTGACAAAGCACAATTAGAACCGGTTCTGCAAAGCTTTGCCATTGTGAATGACGTGGACCGCTTTGAGATTGTTCACTTCCTTTTCGAGTTGGTGAAGCTCAACAG GAGGTTGTCCAATGAGCAGCTTCTTCATGTCATTAAGGGAGGAGGTGCTTTTAGCATGATGCATTCACTTCTTGTCTACCTACAAACGTCTTCGATGGATCAATCTCCTGTTATCGCTGGTCTTCTTCTCCAGCTTGATCTTTTG GTGGAACCAAGAAAGATGAGCATATATCGTGAGGAAGCCGTTGACACACTCATTTCATGCCTCAGAAATGCAGATTTTCCTCGCACACAATTGAAAGCTGCTGAGACGATCTTGGCTCTCCAGGGAAGATTTTCATCCTCTGGGAGGCCTCTTGCTCGAGCTCTTCTTTTAAAACATACTGGAATAAGAAAAGGTTACCGAGCATTAAAAGAAGCTGAGCAGACTCGCAGTGCTTCTGAAAGAACTGAGCTCAATCTG GAAGAAGAAAAGGCTGCTGAAGAATGGGAAAGGAAAATCGCCTTTGCTCTAGTCAGTCATGAGTTTGGGCTTGTATTTGAAGCTCTGTCTGATGGTTTGAAGAGCAGAAATCTTGAGCTGTCCTCAGCTTGTCTCATCTCTGCAACCTGGCTCAGTCATATGCTCTCTATTCTTCCTGATACTGGGGTCAGAGGAGCTGCAAGGGTCTGCTTGCTGAAACAATATATCTTAATTCTAAAGTCTGCCAGGCATACTGATGATAAAGCACTTTCCATGCTTGCTTTGAGAAGCTTTATGCATGATGAAG AAGGGTTGCTCAATCTCACTCTTCACATTAAGGACATATTGAAAACCTTAAGAGAGCTTAAGAAATCCTCTGGTTTAGCATATGAAATGCTAAAACTTCTATCAGATGGCCAAGACTCGAGTATT AAGGATATGTGGATCTATAAGGAGTTGATGCAAGTAGATTGCAGCACAAATGGAGAAGTTCTCTCAATAGTACGCTTCAAGAATAGGATAATCTCTGGGCACCTCGATGGAACAATAAAG GTCTGGAAAGGTGATGAGAGTATTCTTCATCTGGTGCATGAAACAAATGAGCACTCGAAGGCAGTCACCAGCTTGGCCATTTCACAGTCTGGAGAGAAACTATACAGTGGGTCACTAGACAAAACCGTAAGG GTTTGGGCTGTTCATGATGGATGGATACATTGTACAGAAACTTTTGATATGAAGGATCCTGTGCGTAATCTTAGTGTTGCAGATACCATTGTTTGTTTCACTCCACAAGGAGCTGGTGTCAAG GTATTATCTTGGAAAGGAGCCTCAAAGATTCTTAGCCCTAATAAGAATGTGAGGTCTTTGGCTCTTGTACAGGGGAAACTTTATTGTGGGTGCAATGATAACAGTATTCAG GAAATTGATTTGGCTACTGAAACATCAGCTACTGTTCTATCAGGTAAGAAAAAGTTGTTGGGAAAAGACAATCCTATCTATGCGGTGCAAGTACGTGACGGGTTACTTTATTCAGCTGGCACATTTCTTGATGGAGCATCAGTTAAG GTATGGAGTACTTCAAATTACAGCCTTGTTGGATCTATACAGTCCTCGATAGAGGTGCGATCTATGGCTATGAGCAGAGAATTGATATATTTGGGTTCGAAAACTGGAATACTAGAGATTTGGTCCAAGGATAAGCTGACTGCCATTGGATCTCTTCAGATAGGAACCAATTGTAAGGTTCAGTGCATGGATGTTGACGCTGATGGAGAAATTTTGGTTCTAGGAACATCTGATGGCAGACTTCAG GCCTGGGGATTAACTTGA
- the LOC135596067 gene encoding peroxiredoxin-2B-like: MAPIAVGDALPEGTLACFDENDQLQQVSVHALAAGKKVILFGVPGAFTPTCSMKHVPGFIENAEELKSKGVDEILLISVNDPFVMKAWAKTYPENKNVKFLADGSGTYTHALGLELDLSEKGLGTRSRRFALLADDLVVKVANIEEGGAFTISGAEEILKAL; encoded by the exons ATGGCTCCGATCGCGGTGGGCGATGCGCTCCCCGAAGGGACGTTGGCGTGCTTCGACGAGAACGACCAACTTCAGCAGGTGTCTGTCCACGCCCTCGCCGCCGGCAAGAAGGTCATCCTCTTCGGCGTCCCCGGTGCCTTCACTCCTACCTGCAG CATGAAGCATGTGCCGGGCTTCATTGAAAACGCTGAGGAGCTGAAATCCAAGGGCGTTGATGAGATCCTCCTCATCAGTG TTAATGACCCGTTTGTGATGAAGGCATGGGCAAAGACATATCCTGAAAACAAAAATGTGAAATTCCTAGCTGATGGCTCTGGTACCTACACTCATGCTCTTGGCTTGGAACTGGATCTCTCAGAGAAAGGACTGGGAACTCGATCACGGAGGTTTGCTCTCCTTGCTGATGACCTTGTGGTTAAAGTTGCAAACATCGAAGAAGGTGGAGCATTCACCATATCTGGCGCAGAAGAGATCCTTAAGGCACTCTAG